One region of Prochlorococcus marinus str. GP2 genomic DNA includes:
- a CDS encoding CIA30 family protein: MSKKKFLFQKKEFDGWETLNDTVMGGSSSAFCEISNSGLILKGNIVEKAGGFVSCRSSIYKPSLNVSEYLSFELNIDGQGRTFKFAVACEDDLLGLTEFIPGGLRWIKSFPTKKFGTTNVQIPFSELKPSVRANKVSFPFKFKPSKIKRLQLLHSKFGDDGLLNNEFRQGSIKVLIKSISVI, translated from the coding sequence ATGAGTAAGAAAAAATTTTTATTCCAGAAAAAGGAGTTTGATGGTTGGGAAACATTAAATGATACTGTTATGGGCGGATCAAGTTCAGCTTTTTGTGAAATTTCAAATTCGGGTTTGATATTAAAGGGTAATATTGTCGAGAAAGCAGGAGGATTTGTTAGTTGTAGATCGTCTATATATAAACCTTCTTTAAATGTATCTGAGTATTTATCCTTTGAATTAAATATTGATGGACAAGGAAGAACTTTTAAATTTGCTGTCGCTTGTGAAGATGATCTACTAGGACTAACCGAATTTATTCCGGGTGGACTTAGATGGATTAAATCATTCCCAACAAAAAAATTCGGGACAACAAATGTTCAAATTCCTTTTAGTGAGTTAAAACCTTCAGTTAGAGCTAATAAAGTATCTTTTCCATTTAAATTCAAGCCATCTAAAATTAAAAGATTGCAACTACTACACTCTAAGTTTGGTGATGATGGATTACTTAATAATGAGTTTAGACAGGGTTCCATAAAAGTTTTAATTAAATCAATAAGTGTTATTTGA
- the pgl gene encoding 6-phosphogluconolactonase — MDEMIEKIKNGYTLNIYKDKLELSTAVFKFIESHIIHILKKKDRFKFCVSGGSTPKSVYKLLSKSDLRWDMVDVFLGDERCVDPNSELSNSLMLNNSLLTNFGSKAFFYEIFNDLNADDEATKNQFISKLFEKCGSNPPTFDLTLLGLGDDGHTASLFPYKKNNNVDDFVIFNEGKGLRRISLTPKVLSASSKIVFLVSGASKRIALERLLDEKESPDRTPSKLIKSINQISIFCDQESAKELEI, encoded by the coding sequence ATGGATGAAATGATTGAAAAGATTAAAAATGGATATACACTTAACATTTACAAAGACAAGTTAGAGCTATCTACAGCAGTTTTTAAGTTTATTGAAAGTCACATTATTCATATTTTAAAAAAGAAAGACAGGTTCAAATTTTGTGTAAGTGGAGGTTCAACTCCTAAATCTGTCTATAAGCTTTTATCAAAAAGTGATCTTAGATGGGATATGGTTGATGTCTTTTTAGGGGATGAAAGATGTGTTGATCCAAATTCAGAATTGAGTAACTCGTTAATGTTGAATAATTCATTGCTAACTAATTTTGGATCTAAAGCTTTTTTTTATGAAATTTTCAATGATTTAAATGCTGATGATGAAGCTACAAAAAATCAATTTATTTCTAAATTATTTGAAAAATGCGGATCAAACCCTCCAACTTTTGATTTAACATTATTAGGTCTTGGAGACGATGGTCATACAGCCTCACTATTCCCTTATAAAAAAAATAATAATGTAGATGATTTTGTTATTTTTAATGAAGGTAAAGGTTTAAGAAGAATTTCATTAACTCCAAAGGTTCTTTCAGCTTCTTCAAAGATAGTATTTTTAGTTAGTGGAGCTTCTAAAAGAATTGCTCTTGAGAGATTATTAGATGAAAAAGAGTCACCAGATAGAACACCATCAAAATTAATAAAATCTATTAATCAAATTTCAATATTTTGTGATCAGGAATCAGCAAAAGAATTAGAAATTTAG
- the gndA gene encoding NADP-dependent phosphogluconate dehydrogenase has product MSKAHFGLIGLGVMGENLVLNAERNGFSSVVFNRTYSKTEEFLQGRGLGKNIEGAETLQEFVNKLERPRRILMMVKAGPATDAVIDNISGYLEEGDLLIDGGNSQFKDTERRVNTLESKSFGYIGMGVSGGAKGALEGPSMMPGGTKASYDAIESLLTKMAAKVEDGPCVAYVGPGGSGHFVKTVHNGIEYGIEQILAEAYDLMKRVKGMKGQQMSEVFGIWNNTDELASYLVEITEICLNTKDEITGDDVVEKILDKAGQKGTGLWTVVSALELGVSVPTIYASLNARVMSSLKEQRSEIEKTIPSKEIEDFDLGNISDGMKPLFDAVVLATIASYAQGMDILREASAVYDYGLNMPSIAQIWKGGCIIRSKLLSKIQDAYNKDPNLKNLIFDDWFNNEIATRLDNLSKVVSLSTKSGIPVPCLSSTLDYLNSYRTNRLPQNLVQAMRDCFGSHTYERIDKEGSFHTEWMK; this is encoded by the coding sequence ATGTCCAAGGCACATTTTGGTTTAATAGGTCTTGGTGTTATGGGCGAAAATTTAGTTCTTAACGCAGAGAGAAATGGATTTTCTAGTGTAGTTTTTAATAGGACTTACTCAAAAACCGAAGAATTTTTACAAGGTCGTGGCCTTGGGAAGAATATAGAAGGAGCTGAAACTCTTCAAGAATTTGTTAATAAGCTTGAGAGACCTAGAAGAATTCTAATGATGGTAAAAGCTGGGCCCGCAACAGATGCTGTCATTGATAATATTTCTGGCTATCTCGAGGAAGGAGATTTATTAATAGATGGCGGTAACTCTCAATTTAAAGATACAGAAAGAAGGGTGAATACTCTTGAAAGTAAAAGTTTTGGATACATTGGGATGGGAGTCTCAGGAGGGGCCAAAGGAGCTTTAGAAGGTCCAAGTATGATGCCCGGTGGTACTAAGGCTTCATATGATGCAATAGAAAGCTTATTAACAAAAATGGCTGCAAAAGTTGAAGACGGGCCATGTGTTGCATATGTTGGACCAGGAGGCTCAGGTCATTTTGTGAAAACTGTTCATAATGGAATTGAATATGGAATTGAACAAATACTTGCAGAAGCTTATGACCTTATGAAGAGAGTCAAAGGAATGAAAGGTCAGCAAATGTCAGAGGTATTTGGTATTTGGAATAATACTGATGAATTAGCTTCTTATCTTGTTGAGATAACAGAGATTTGTCTAAATACAAAAGATGAGATAACTGGAGATGATGTCGTGGAAAAAATATTAGATAAAGCTGGCCAGAAAGGTACAGGGTTATGGACTGTTGTAAGTGCTTTAGAACTGGGGGTATCAGTCCCAACAATTTATGCATCTTTAAATGCAAGAGTAATGAGTTCTTTAAAAGAGCAACGTAGTGAGATTGAAAAAACTATTCCATCTAAAGAGATAGAGGATTTTGATTTAGGAAATATATCAGATGGAATGAAACCTTTATTTGATGCTGTAGTCCTTGCCACAATAGCTAGCTATGCCCAGGGTATGGACATCTTAAGGGAAGCATCTGCAGTATATGACTACGGTTTGAATATGCCGTCAATTGCTCAAATATGGAAAGGTGGTTGCATAATTAGATCAAAATTATTAAGTAAAATTCAAGATGCTTATAACAAAGACCCTAATCTAAAAAATTTAATTTTTGATGATTGGTTCAATAATGAAATTGCGACAAGATTAGATAACTTATCTAAAGTTGTTTCTTTATCCACAAAATCTGGTATCCCAGTCCCATGTCTATCCAGTACCTTAGATTATTTGAATAGTTATAGAACTAATAGACTTCCTCAGAACCTTGTTCAGGCAATGAGAGACTGTTTTGGCTCTCATACATATGAAAGAATTGATAAGGAAGGTAGTTTTCATACTGAATGGATGAAATGA